In Ornithinibacter aureus, the genomic stretch GGGATACGACCGATCTCCTGGTCGCCCGACTTGTTCTGCTGCGCCGAGACGTAGCCGCGACCGCGCTCGACGGTGAGCTCCATCTCGACGGTGCCCTTGTCGTTCAGGGTCGCGATGTGCAGGTCGGCGTTGTGGATCTCGACACCGGCCGGGGGCGCGATGTCAGCTGCGGTGACGGCGCCTGCGCCCTGCTTGCGCAGGTACATCACGACGGGCTCGTCGTGCTCGCTGGAGACGACCAGGCCCTTGACGTTGAGGATGATCTCGGTGACGTCCTCCTTGACCCCGGGGATCGTGGAGAACTCGTGGAGCACACCGTCGATGCGGATGCTCGTGACCGCGGCACCCGGGATGCTCGAGAGCAGGGTGCGACGCAGGGAGTTGCCGAGCGTGTAGCCGAAGCCGGGCTCGAGGGGCTCGATGGCGAAACGGCTCCGGTTCTCGGAGACGACGTCCTCGGAGAGGACGGGACGCTGTGCGATGAGCACGGTGATTCTTCCTTCCCACGGGCGACCGCTATATGACGCCTCGTGATGCCGGGCTCAGGGCCCGGCGGCGCAGCACACCTCTTTCCGTGTGCCAGCCACCCCTGCGACCGGGGCCGCCCGCTCACAGTGAGCGGACGGCATCCGGCGCGCGGGGGGATTCCGGGGGGCGGAGCCCCTTGGAGGTTAGTTCTTGGAGTAGAACTCGACGATGAGCTGCTCGGTGAGCACCGTGTCGATCTGGGCCCGCGTCGGCAGCTGGTGGATGAGGATCTGCAGCGAGCCCGGGACGACCTGGAGCCAGGCCGGGACGGGACGCTCGCCGTAGGTCTCACGCGCCACCTGCAGGGGGAGCGTCTCGACCGACTGCTTGCGCACGGTGATGATGTCGTACTGCTCGACCCGGTACGAGGGCACGTCGACGCGCACGCCGTTGACCTCGAAGTGGCCGTGCGTCACGAGCTGACGCGCCTGGCGGCGGGTGCGGGCCAGGCCCGCGCGGTAGATGACGTTGTCGAGACGGGACTCGAGGATCGTCAGGATGTTCTCACCGGTCTTGCCGGGGCGGTTCGCCGCTTCCTTGTAGTAGCGGCGGAACTGCTTCTCCATGACGCCGTAGGTGAAGCGAGCCTTCTGCTTCTCCTGCAGCTGGGTGAGGTATTCCTTCTCCTGGATCCGGCGACGGCCGTGCTGGCCGGGCGGGAAGGGACGCAGGTCGAAGTTCTTGTCGCCGCCGACGAGGTCGGTCTTGAGCCGGCGCGACTTCTTGGTGATGGGTCCGGTGTAACGGGCCATGTCTCTCTCTTACCTTTCGCGAAGTCTCGTGGCGCTCAGACGCGGCGGCGCTTGGGCGGGCGAACACCGTTGTGCGGGCTCGGGGTGACGTCCTGGATCGAACCGACCTCGAGGCCGGCAGCGGTCAGGGAACGGATGGCGGTCTCACGACCGGAACCCGGGCCCTTGACGAAGACGTCCACCTTGCGCATGCCGTGCTCCATGGCGCGGCGTGCGGCAGCCTCGGCCGCGGTCTGCGCGGCATACGGCGTGGACTTGCGCGAACCCTTGAAGCCCACCTGGCCGGCAGAGGCCCAGGCGATGACGGCCCCGGTGGGGTCGGTGATCGAGATGATCGTGTTGTTGAACGTGCTCTTGATGTGGGCCTGGCCCACTGCGACGTTCTTCTTCTCCTTGCGGCGCACCTTCTTGGCGCCCGCCGTACGGCCCTTGGGAGGCATGTGCTCTCTTTCCTACGAAGTCTTCGGGTTTGGCGCGAGCGCAGCGAGCTCGGCGCAGTACCGGGGGATTCCGGGGGCGGAGCCCCCGGAGGTCACTTACCGGCCTTCTTCTTGCCGGCCACGGTGCGCTTGGGGCCCTTGCGGGTACGCGCGTTGGTCTTGGTGCGCTGGCCGCGAACGGGCAGCCCACGACGGTGACGCAGGCCCTCGTAGGACCCGATCTCCACCTTGCGGCGGATGTCCGACTGCACCTCACGGCGCAGGTCACCTTCGACCTTGAGGTTGTCGTCGATCCAGTCGCGCAGCTTGACGAGCTCCTCGTCAACGAGGTCCTTCACGCGGGTGTTCGGGTTGACCCCGGTGGCCGCGAGAGCCTTCTGTGCGCTGGTCCGACCAACTCCGAAGATGTAGGTCAGTGCGACCTCGACGCGCTTCTCGCGCGGGAGGTCCACTCCAACTAGACGTGCCATCTGAGGATGGTTTCCTTTTCTGGGTGTCCGGAGGTCTGGCGCAGCCACCGGTCCGGCCCATCCTGGTCCGGTCCTCGGCCTCCGGGCCGAGGGTGACATCCCGTGCCCACCTGCGAGTTCCAGGTGACCCAGCGGGGGTCGGGTGCTGCGTGCTTCATCGTGGTGCGTGTGCTCGAAGTCCGGGGACTCGTGCGGCCTCTGTCGAGGCGGTGATGCTGAGGATCAGGGTGACGTGCGTCAGCCCTGGCGCTGCTTGTGGCGCAGGTTCTCGCAGATCACCATGACCCGGCCGTTGCGGCGGATCACCTTGCACTTGTCACAGATCTTCTTGACGCTCGGCTGAACCTTCATGTCGCCTTTGCTGTCTTGTCGAGGTGTGGATTTAGCGGTAGCGGAAGACGATGCGGCCGCGGGTCAGGTCGTAGGGGCTGAGCTCCACCACCACGCGGTCCTCGGGGAGGATCCGGATGTAGTGCTGGCGCATCTTCCCTGAGATGTGCGCGAGAACCTTGTGACCGTTCGTGAGCTCAACCCGAAACGATGCGTTCGGAAGTGCTTCGACGATCGTTCCCTCGATCTCGATGACGCCGTCCTTCTTGGCCATACCCTCTCAATCCGCCGTTGGGCGACTCTTTCGTTGAGTCGAACCGCCCATGGAAATCGGCCTCGTGCTGCTCTCGCAGGCTTGCACCCATGCTCGAACGCACACGTGACCGACGCTCAAGACTACGGGAAGGGCGCCCCAAGGGCGAAATCGCCCGGATGCCGTCCACGTTCGCCTCCCCCGCCACGTCCGCTTCTGGTCGCGGAAACCTGCACCTGCACATGTCCCTGCGCAGGTCTACAGTAGGTCCATGTCCACTCTCGAGCGCCGCCTGCACGTCCTCATCGACCAGGAGCGCCACGCCCGGTTGACGGAGGAGTCCAAGCGCACCGGCCGCTCCGTCGGCGACATCGTGCGCTCGGCCATCGACCTGCACTTCGACGAGGAGCGTGACCGGGCCCGGCGGGCGGCGGCAGCCCGTTTCCTGCTCGCCACGGCCGACACCGGCGACGGGCCCGGCGAGACGTGGGACGAGATGCTCGACGCCCGTGCTCGGGACATCGAGGAGATGCTCGAGACATGAGCGCGCCCCTCGCCTTCCTGGACACCTCGGTCTTCCTCACTGCCCTGGGCGAGCACCCGAACACATCAGCCTGTCGGGCCCTGCTTCGACGGGCGGCAAACGGCCACCTGTCCATCCACACGGCCGCCGAGTGCCTCCAGGAAGTGGTCTTCCACAGGATGCGTGTGGGTCCCCGCGCGCCGGCGGTCGCCCACCTTCGAGCGATCCGAGACCTGTGCGTGGTTCACCCGATGGACGACCTCGTTCTCGATCGGGCCACGGACCTGTTGGCCTCCACGCAAGCGCGCGGTCGCGATGCGTTCATCGCCGCGACGGCCCTGCTCGCCGGGTTCGACGCCGTCGTCACCACCGACGACCGCTTCGTCGAGGTGCCCGGTCTGCGCCGCGTCCACCCCCGCGACGTCGCTGCCTGACGGGCACGCCAACCATTCAGGACGCGGCGGCGGTGACGCATAGGGTGACCGGGTGAGTGTGCGCATCGCCATCATCGGCGACCTCAACCCGTCCTCCGCCAGCCACCAGGAGCTCGAGGCCGCGAGGGCCGTGCTCGGCCCCGACGTCGAGACGGTCTGGATCGGCACGACCGACCCCCGCATCGACCGCCTCGCCGAGATGGGGCTAGACGGGGTCTGGCTCGCTCCCGGTTCCCCCTATGCCGACGACGCCGCAGTGCTGCGAGCGATCCGCTGGGCGCGTGAGCACGGCATCCCCTTCCTCGGCACGTGCGGCGGGTTGCAGTACGCGGTCATCGAGTTCTCCCGCACCGTGCTGGGCTGGCACGCGACCCATGCCGAGGTCGACGGCGTCGGGGCGACCAACGCCGTGGCTCCGCTCGCGTGCAGCCTGCAGGGCCAGGAGCGCACGGTCACTCCCGTCCCCGGCACCCGCTTCGCGAACCTCGTCGGCGGGCAGCCGTTCGTCGGCGTGCACTACTGCGACTACGGGCCCACCGAGGAGACCGTTCGGGCGCTCACCCAGCACGGCTGGGTCGTCGAGGCCACCGCACCCGACGCACCCGTCGAGGTGCTCAGCCTGTGGAACCACCCCTTCTTCGTCCTCTCGTTGTTCCAGCCGCAGATCGGCGCGCTCACCGGTCGTTCGCCGCATCCCCTGCTGTTCGCGTTCGTCGACGTCGCCCGTCAGCACGCGCGCGAGCGGGAGTGGGCGGACGCCGTGAGCGGGCAGCAACGCGCTCTCGCCGCGGCCGAGGCCGAGCCCCGCCCGTACGTGCACCAGATGCGCGGCCCGCGCCACCGCTGGTGGCGCCCCCTGCTGGCCGGCCTCGTCGGCATCGTCAGCCTGATCGTCATGGGGCTCGTGCTCACGGCGGTCTTCTGGGCGGCGGGGTGGACGATGCCCTTGACCGTCGATGACCTGGCGACCGACCCGTGGGGCACCCTCTACGGCAACCTCGGCCTCGCCCTGCTGATCCCGGCGACGATGCTGGCCCTGTGGGTGGGACACCGCCGCAGCCCAGGTCGGGTGTTCTCGGTGGCGGGCCGCTTCCGGTGGGGGTGGGCGATGTGGTGCACAGCGGTGGTGCTGCCGATCTGGGCGCTCTATCTGGGGGCGTCGTGGGTGATCTTCGGCCAGGAGAACCTCGGCCGGGCCGACCAGTGGGTCGGGCTCGTCGCCGTCACCCTGCTCACCACCCCCCTGCAGGCTGCCGGGGAGGAGGTCGCCTTCCGCGGTGGGCTGGTGCAGAGCATCGGGTCGTGGTTCCGCTCCCCCGTGGTCGCCCTCGCCGTCACGACCGTGCTGTCGACGGCGGCCTTCGCCCTGGCGCACGGGTCGCTCGACCCGTGGATCCTGCTCGAGCTCGGGTCGCTGGCCTTCTTCGGCTGCTACCTGGCGTGGCGCACCGGCGGGCTCGAAGCCGTCATCGTCATCCACGTCATCAACAACATCCTCATCATGGTCACCGGGTCGCTGTTCGGTGGCTTGGCGGAGTCCTACGTCGACGGGACCAGCGAGGGTTCGCCGGTCTCGGCCGTGCTCAACCTCGTCGTCACCGCGGCGACGACGGCGGTGCTGGTGTGGCTCGCTCGGCGTCGCGGCATCGCCCCCGCAGGGTGGCTCACTCCCGCTCGCGGCTGAGAGCGAAGCGAGTCAGTCCCGGTCCACTCGCAGGTCGGCCGTGAGGAGCTCGAGGATTCGTGCACCGCCGTCGACCGCGCTCAGGTCGCCGGCGCGCACGGCCTGCTCGATCTGCTCACGCTGCGCGTGAACCGACGGCGTCTGTCGCGCCAGGTCCTGCAGGTGGGCGTCCACCATCGCCCACATCCAGTCCTGCTGCTGCTGCGCGCGCCGCGCCTCCAGCGATCCTTCGGACTCCAGGTGGGCCCGGTGCCCGAGCACCGCCTCCCACACCTCGTCGAGCCCGGCGCCGGTCAGGGCCGAGCAGGTCAGCACCGGGGGTCGTCGAGTGGCAGCGCCCGGCATCATCAGTCGCATCGCCCCGGCGAGCTCGCGAGCGGCCACCCGCGCCGGCCCCTCGCCGTCGCCGTCGGCCTTGTTCACGGCGATGACGTCGGCCAGTTCGAGGATGCCGCGCTTGATGCCTTGCAACTGGTCGCCAGCCCGCGCCAGGGTCAGCAGCAGGAACGTGTCGACCATCTCCGAGACGGCGATCTCGTTCTGCCCCACCCCCACCGTCTCGACGATGATGACGTCGTAGCCGGCAGCCTCGAGCACGAGCATCGACTCGCGCGTCGCCCGGGCCACTCCGCCGAGGTGGCGCCCCGACGGGCTGGGCCGCACGAACGCGCCCTCGCGTGACGCGA encodes the following:
- the rpsD gene encoding 30S ribosomal protein S4; this encodes MARYTGPITKKSRRLKTDLVGGDKNFDLRPFPPGQHGRRRIQEKEYLTQLQEKQKARFTYGVMEKQFRRYYKEAANRPGKTGENILTILESRLDNVIYRAGLARTRRQARQLVTHGHFEVNGVRVDVPSYRVEQYDIITVRKQSVETLPLQVARETYGERPVPAWLQVVPGSLQILIHQLPTRAQIDTVLTEQLIVEFYSKN
- the rpsK gene encoding 30S ribosomal protein S11, whose amino-acid sequence is MPPKGRTAGAKKVRRKEKKNVAVGQAHIKSTFNNTIISITDPTGAVIAWASAGQVGFKGSRKSTPYAAQTAAEAAARRAMEHGMRKVDVFVKGPGSGRETAIRSLTAAGLEVGSIQDVTPSPHNGVRPPKRRRV
- the rpsM gene encoding 30S ribosomal protein S13; amino-acid sequence: MARLVGVDLPREKRVEVALTYIFGVGRTSAQKALAATGVNPNTRVKDLVDEELVKLRDWIDDNLKVEGDLRREVQSDIRRKVEIGSYEGLRHRRGLPVRGQRTKTNARTRKGPKRTVAGKKKAGK
- the rpmJ gene encoding 50S ribosomal protein L36 is translated as MKVQPSVKKICDKCKVIRRNGRVMVICENLRHKQRQG
- the infA gene encoding translation initiation factor IF-1, with amino-acid sequence MAKKDGVIEIEGTIVEALPNASFRVELTNGHKVLAHISGKMRQHYIRILPEDRVVVELSPYDLTRGRIVFRYR
- a CDS encoding antitoxin: MSTLERRLHVLIDQERHARLTEESKRTGRSVGDIVRSAIDLHFDEERDRARRAAAARFLLATADTGDGPGETWDEMLDARARDIEEMLET
- a CDS encoding type II toxin-antitoxin system VapC family toxin, translating into MSAPLAFLDTSVFLTALGEHPNTSACRALLRRAANGHLSIHTAAECLQEVVFHRMRVGPRAPAVAHLRAIRDLCVVHPMDDLVLDRATDLLASTQARGRDAFIAATALLAGFDAVVTTDDRFVEVPGLRRVHPRDVAA
- a CDS encoding CPBP family glutamic-type intramembrane protease yields the protein MSVRIAIIGDLNPSSASHQELEAARAVLGPDVETVWIGTTDPRIDRLAEMGLDGVWLAPGSPYADDAAVLRAIRWAREHGIPFLGTCGGLQYAVIEFSRTVLGWHATHAEVDGVGATNAVAPLACSLQGQERTVTPVPGTRFANLVGGQPFVGVHYCDYGPTEETVRALTQHGWVVEATAPDAPVEVLSLWNHPFFVLSLFQPQIGALTGRSPHPLLFAFVDVARQHAREREWADAVSGQQRALAAAEAEPRPYVHQMRGPRHRWWRPLLAGLVGIVSLIVMGLVLTAVFWAAGWTMPLTVDDLATDPWGTLYGNLGLALLIPATMLALWVGHRRSPGRVFSVAGRFRWGWAMWCTAVVLPIWALYLGASWVIFGQENLGRADQWVGLVAVTLLTTPLQAAGEEVAFRGGLVQSIGSWFRSPVVALAVTTVLSTAAFALAHGSLDPWILLELGSLAFFGCYLAWRTGGLEAVIVIHVINNILIMVTGSLFGGLAESYVDGTSEGSPVSAVLNLVVTAATTAVLVWLARRRGIAPAGWLTPARG
- the meaB gene encoding methylmalonyl Co-A mutase-associated GTPase MeaB; amino-acid sequence: MPTAVDVAALAEAVRSGSRAHIARAITLVESTRADHREAAGALIRELTASTGSAVRVGISGVPGAGKSTFIDAMGCRLLDRGNRVAVVAVDPSSRRTGGSILGDRTRMAAFASREGAFVRPSPSGRHLGGVARATRESMLVLEAAGYDVIIVETVGVGQNEIAVSEMVDTFLLLTLARAGDQLQGIKRGILELADVIAVNKADGDGEGPARVAARELAGAMRLMMPGAATRRPPVLTCSALTGAGLDEVWEAVLGHRAHLESEGSLEARRAQQQQDWMWAMVDAHLQDLARQTPSVHAQREQIEQAVRAGDLSAVDGGARILELLTADLRVDRD